From the genome of Bacteroides sp. MSB163, one region includes:
- the cmk gene encoding (d)CMP kinase, translating to MKKITIAIDGFSSCGKSTMAKDLAREIGYIYIDSGAMYRAVTLYSIENDIFQGNDIDTERLRKEIDNIHISFQLNPETGRPDTYLNGVNVENKIRSMEVSSHVSPIATLGFVREAMVAQQQAMGNSKGIVMDGRDIGTTVFPDAELKIFVTATPEIRAQRRYDELKAKGQEASFDEILENVKQRDYIDQNREVSPLRKADDALLLDNTDMTIPQQKKWLQEQFNKIVKR from the coding sequence ATGAAAAAGATAACTATTGCAATCGATGGCTTTTCCTCTTGCGGAAAAAGTACTATGGCAAAAGACCTTGCCCGTGAAATAGGCTACATCTACATCGATAGTGGTGCCATGTACCGTGCAGTCACCTTATACAGTATAGAAAACGACATCTTTCAGGGAAATGACATCGATACGGAAAGACTTCGAAAAGAAATAGATAATATCCATATCTCCTTTCAATTAAACCCTGAAACCGGGCGTCCGGATACTTATCTGAACGGAGTAAATGTAGAAAATAAAATCCGCAGCATGGAAGTTTCTTCCCATGTTAGTCCCATTGCAACTTTAGGGTTTGTACGCGAAGCAATGGTAGCACAGCAACAAGCAATGGGCAATTCCAAAGGTATTGTCATGGATGGACGTGATATCGGAACTACGGTTTTTCCAGATGCTGAACTAAAAATATTTGTAACTGCCACGCCCGAAATCCGTGCGCAACGCCGCTATGATGAATTAAAGGCCAAAGGACAAGAAGCCAGTTTTGATGAAATACTTGAGAACGTAAAGCAACGGGATTATATCGATCAGAATAGGGAAGTAAGCCCGCTTCGCAAAGCAGATGACGCATTGCTGTTGGACAATACTGACATGACTATTCCTCAACAAAAGAAATGGTTACAAGAGCAATTCAATAAGATCGTTAAGAGATAA
- a CDS encoding energy transducer TonB, whose amino-acid sequence MEIKKTPKADLENKKSTWMLIGYVIVLAFMFIAFEWTKRDIKIDTSQAITDLYFEEEMVPITEQEEKVAPPPPEVAPINETLEIVADDADVEETVIASSEETGTAVEVKYVPVTVVEEEPEEQTIFEVVEQMPEFPNGGMAGLMQFLSKNIKYPTIAQENGTQGRVTVQFVVNKDGSIVDAKVIRGVDPYLDKEALRVIGTMPKWKPGMQRGKPVRVKYTVPVMFRLQ is encoded by the coding sequence ATGGAAATTAAGAAAACACCTAAAGCAGATTTGGAGAACAAGAAATCGACTTGGATGCTTATTGGTTATGTTATTGTGCTTGCCTTTATGTTTATTGCATTTGAATGGACAAAGCGCGATATCAAAATTGATACAAGCCAGGCCATTACTGATCTCTATTTTGAAGAAGAAATGGTTCCTATCACTGAACAGGAAGAAAAGGTTGCACCTCCTCCTCCAGAAGTAGCTCCGATTAACGAAACTTTGGAAATCGTAGCTGACGATGCTGATGTAGAAGAAACAGTCATTGCTTCTTCTGAGGAAACTGGTACAGCAGTAGAAGTGAAATACGTGCCTGTAACAGTTGTAGAAGAAGAGCCGGAAGAACAAACCATTTTTGAGGTTGTAGAACAAATGCCTGAATTCCCGAATGGTGGTATGGCTGGTTTGATGCAATTCTTGAGCAAGAATATCAAATATCCGACTATCGCACAGGAAAACGGTACTCAAGGTCGTGTAACAGTACAGTTCGTTGTTAACAAGGACGGTAGTATTGTAGACGCCAAAGTCATAAGAGGTGTTGACCCGTATCTGGATAAAGAAGCACTTCGTGTGATTGGTACCATGCCGAAATGGAAACCTGGTATGCAGCGCGGTAAACCGGTACGCGTTAAATATACGGTGCCTGTAATGTTTAGATTGCAGTAA
- the porQ gene encoding type IX secretion system protein PorQ codes for MLKKSFITALLLLIFSVLRAQDGTSAFQFLKLPFSAHASALGGENTSIIEDDLTMAVQNPALLSCVADKTLNLNYMLYMNGVNVGGAAFARTAGERSTWAITAQYVDYGELKETTEENIETGTFSAKDISISGIYTYDLSDYWSGGVRTNFIYSHYDKYSSFAIGVDLGLNYYHQESDFSASLVARNLGGQLKAFEERHEKLPVDVQLGFSKRLSHAPFRLSLTLHDLTHWSASATAANNFGKKLLNHIVLGIDFLPTNNFYLAAGYNFRRGEEMKINGSSHWAGFTCGTGIQLKRLKLGMAYAKYHVSSSSLIFNLSYTL; via the coding sequence ATGTTGAAAAAGTCATTTATAACGGCGCTACTACTCCTGATTTTCTCCGTTTTACGTGCACAAGACGGAACCAGCGCCTTTCAATTTCTGAAACTCCCTTTTTCTGCCCATGCATCAGCATTGGGTGGAGAAAACACTTCTATTATAGAGGATGATTTGACTATGGCTGTCCAGAATCCGGCCCTTCTTTCCTGCGTAGCGGATAAGACTCTCAACCTGAACTACATGCTTTACATGAACGGTGTCAACGTTGGTGGAGCCGCATTTGCACGTACTGCCGGTGAGCGTTCCACCTGGGCGATAACCGCACAATATGTAGACTATGGAGAACTTAAAGAAACGACTGAAGAAAATATTGAAACCGGAACTTTCTCCGCCAAAGATATCTCTATATCGGGTATTTACACCTATGATTTAAGTGATTATTGGAGTGGAGGCGTACGCACCAATTTCATTTACTCCCACTATGATAAATATTCTTCATTTGCCATCGGTGTCGATCTGGGATTAAACTACTATCATCAGGAGTCCGATTTTTCCGCCTCGCTCGTTGCACGCAACCTGGGAGGACAGCTTAAAGCCTTCGAGGAACGGCATGAGAAATTACCTGTTGATGTACAATTGGGGTTCAGCAAACGATTGTCACATGCTCCGTTCCGGCTTTCCCTTACCCTACATGACCTGACACACTGGAGCGCCTCAGCCACGGCGGCAAACAATTTCGGAAAGAAATTGTTAAATCATATTGTCCTTGGTATTGACTTCCTGCCAACCAACAACTTTTATCTGGCAGCCGGATATAATTTCCGCCGCGGAGAAGAAATGAAAATAAACGGTTCCAGTCATTGGGCAGGTTTTACCTGTGGTACAGGTATTCAATTAAAGCGGTTGAAACTGGGAATGGCATACGCCAAATATCATGTGAGTTCATCCTCACTCATTTTTAATTTATCATATACCTTATAA
- the pfkA gene encoding 6-phosphofructokinase has product MGTVKCIGILTSGGDAPGMNAAIRAVTRAAIYNGLQVKGIYRGYRGLVTGEIKEFKSQNVSNIIQLGGTILKTARCQEFTTPEGRQIAYDNMKKEGIDALVIIGGDGSLTGARIFAQEFDVPCIGLPGTIDNDLYGTDTTIGYDTALNTILDAVDKIRDTATSHERLFFVEVMGRDAGFLALNGAIASGAEAAIIPEFSTEVDQLEEFIKNGFRKSKNSSIVIVAESELTGGAMHFAERVKNEYPQYDVRVTILGHLQRGGSPTAHDRILASRLGAAAIDAIMDGQRNVMVGIEHDEVVYVPFTKAIKNDKPIKKDLVNVLRELSI; this is encoded by the coding sequence ATGGGAACAGTTAAGTGCATAGGTATTTTAACATCCGGTGGCGATGCACCGGGAATGAACGCTGCTATTCGCGCGGTAACACGTGCTGCTATTTACAACGGATTACAAGTCAAAGGTATATATAGAGGTTACAGAGGTTTGGTAACCGGTGAAATCAAAGAATTCAAAAGCCAGAACGTAAGTAATATTATACAATTAGGTGGTACTATCCTGAAAACAGCTCGTTGCCAGGAGTTCACGACTCCCGAAGGACGCCAGATTGCGTATGATAATATGAAAAAGGAAGGCATTGACGCCTTGGTTATCATTGGTGGTGACGGTTCATTAACAGGTGCACGTATTTTCGCACAAGAGTTTGATGTACCTTGTATCGGATTACCCGGTACTATTGACAATGACCTGTACGGAACAGATACGACTATCGGCTATGATACAGCTTTGAACACCATTCTGGACGCTGTGGATAAAATTCGCGATACGGCAACCTCTCACGAACGTTTGTTCTTTGTGGAAGTAATGGGACGTGATGCCGGCTTCCTAGCTTTGAACGGTGCTATTGCCTCAGGTGCAGAGGCCGCTATCATTCCGGAGTTCAGTACGGAAGTCGATCAACTGGAAGAATTCATCAAAAACGGTTTCCGTAAATCCAAAAACAGTAGTATTGTAATTGTTGCGGAAAGCGAACTGACAGGTGGAGCCATGCACTTTGCAGAGCGTGTGAAAAATGAATATCCTCAATACGACGTACGTGTTACTATCCTTGGACACTTGCAACGCGGTGGAAGCCCTACTGCCCACGATCGTATCCTTGCCAGCCGACTCGGTGCGGCAGCTATCGATGCCATCATGGATGGACAACGCAATGTAATGGTCGGTATCGAACATGACGAAGTGGTATACGTTCCTTTCACCAAAGCTATCAAGAATGATAAGCCAATCAAGAAAGACTTGGTAAATGTATTGAGAGAACTCTCTATTTAA
- a CDS encoding 4-hydroxy-3-methylbut-2-enyl diphosphate reductase, translated as MVKVEIDEGSGFCFGVVTAINKAEEELANGGTLYCLGDIVHNSREVERLKEMGLITINHDDFNHLHDAKVLLRAHGEPPETYEIARRNNIEIIDATCPVVLRLQKKIKQEYTQKDTEDKQIVIYGKTGHAEVLGLVGQTTGEAIVIEKLEEAKKLDFTRSIRLYSQTTKSLDEFQKIVEYIKEHISPDVTFEYYDTICRQVANRIPNIRKFAASHDLVFFVSGKKSSNGKMLFSECKKVNPNSHLIDSAEEIDSSLLTGASSIGVCGATSTPKWLMEEISKTIQSRLTGQ; from the coding sequence ATGGTAAAAGTAGAAATAGATGAAGGCTCCGGCTTCTGCTTCGGTGTAGTCACTGCAATAAATAAAGCTGAAGAAGAGCTAGCCAATGGAGGCACTTTATATTGCCTGGGAGATATCGTACACAATAGCCGTGAAGTGGAGCGCCTGAAAGAGATGGGCCTCATCACTATCAATCATGATGACTTTAATCATTTGCACGATGCCAAAGTTTTGCTGCGTGCCCATGGAGAACCGCCCGAAACTTATGAAATTGCCCGTCGCAATAATATTGAAATCATTGATGCCACTTGCCCGGTAGTACTCCGCTTACAAAAGAAAATCAAGCAAGAATATACTCAAAAAGATACCGAGGACAAACAAATCGTTATCTATGGAAAAACCGGCCATGCGGAAGTCCTTGGTTTAGTAGGACAAACTACCGGAGAAGCAATTGTCATAGAAAAGTTGGAAGAAGCTAAAAAACTGGATTTTACCAGAAGCATCCGTTTATATTCGCAGACAACAAAGTCATTGGACGAATTCCAGAAAATCGTAGAATACATCAAAGAACATATCTCGCCTGATGTCACATTCGAATATTATGATACCATCTGCCGACAAGTAGCCAATCGAATTCCGAACATACGGAAATTTGCCGCTTCACACGACCTGGTATTCTTTGTGAGTGGCAAGAAAAGTTCCAATGGAAAAATGTTGTTCAGCGAGTGCAAAAAAGTCAACCCAAATTCCCACTTGATAGACAGTGCTGAAGAGATAGACAGTTCTCTGCTTACCGGAGCTTCCTCTATCGGAGTATGTGGAGCAACCTCCACTCCCAAATGGCTGATGGAAGAAATTTCTAAGACCATTCAATCGCGACTTACAGGACAATAA